One region of Candidatus Dadabacteria bacterium genomic DNA includes:
- the nuoK gene encoding NADH-quinone oxidoreductase subunit NuoK encodes MEIAVTHYVVLACVLFAIGVYGIITRKNILIVLMCLELMLNSCNLLFVVFSRLYEGATGHVFVLMSVTVAAAEVAVGLAFVVSIYRQKESLDIDLLKLLKG; translated from the coding sequence ATGGAAATTGCGGTCACTCACTACGTAGTCTTGGCCTGCGTGCTTTTCGCGATCGGGGTTTACGGGATAATTACCAGAAAAAACATACTGATCGTGCTTATGTGCCTTGAGCTCATGCTTAACTCCTGCAACCTGCTTTTCGTCGTTTTCTCAAGGCTCTACGAGGGCGCCACGGGACATGTGTTCGTTCTGATGTCAGTAACGGTGGCGGCGGCCGAGGTTGCGGTCGGCCTTGCGTTTGTCGTTTCGATTTACAGGCAGAAAGAGAGTCTTGATATCGATCTGCTGAAACTGCTTAAGGGTTAA
- a CDS encoding NADH-quinone oxidoreductase subunit J has translation MSHTVLFYIFSTLAVLGAVMVVSHKNPVSSAVSLVLTLFSTAVLFVLLHAHFIAAIQILIYAGAIMVLFLFTVMFLNIRDSELRFDSMNIPKRMTFLFLFIVVVGFFASKLFSSSPVAFPKLGDPENFGTVAEVGRSLFSDYLLAFELTSVLVVIAMVGVLVIAKGRES, from the coding sequence TTGTCTCATACTGTCCTTTTTTATATTTTTTCTACGCTTGCGGTACTCGGGGCCGTTATGGTCGTGAGCCATAAAAATCCCGTTTCAAGCGCTGTTTCGCTTGTTCTTACTCTTTTTTCCACCGCGGTGCTTTTCGTTCTACTCCATGCCCATTTCATCGCGGCGATACAAATACTGATTTACGCAGGGGCGATAATGGTCCTTTTTCTTTTTACCGTCATGTTCCTCAATATAAGGGACAGCGAGCTCAGGTTTGACAGTATGAACATACCGAAGAGGATGACGTTTCTTTTTCTCTTTATCGTTGTTGTCGGATTTTTTGCCTCGAAGCTTTTCTCGTCTTCTCCGGTTGCTTTTCCGAAGCTTGGGGACCCTGAGAATTTCGGCACCGTGGCCGAAGTGGGAAGATCCCTTTTCAGTGATTATCTGCTCGCGTTTGAGCTTACCTCGGTTCTTGTGGTGATAGCCATGGTGGGCGTTCTGGTCATAGCCAAGGGGAGGGAATCGTAA